One Phycisphaerae bacterium RAS2 DNA window includes the following coding sequences:
- the algC_1 gene encoding Phosphomannomutase/phosphoglucomutase translates to MPGVMAGAQPTSDYYRYCPGEEPFKLSNAICRGRRRTNYPKCHGCQFNDDEAAAPASLTATGATTTPTTATPRAVSVSMPTSPQVRVEDLFRTHDIIGSAPQPLTADFAWRIGHATAQYLQSRLRAMDRSDPNARALVVAHDARPHSAALLDAFIEGVHSTAMDVIHLGCVDAPMLTFAVQHLGAGGGVYATGGCEPADRHGFVICGARAMPISVDTGLTGIRDIASRVPRHITGASARREARDLSDAYHAAIRARFRGGAALAKKTTIAFDAGNGVMGRRLVDALTGVRNLRLLALNDTPADSFTRPPDPTHADALGALRKRAKAEAADFAVAFSPDGSQCAFVDDKAAPIGCDVAAALIARDMLQRRAGDVFVFDHRFNSAAIEEITQAGGAVLRERVGPSYIRKRMAEVGAVFGADLDGRFYFRDAACAESPLFAIIELINLLSSGERSLASLARPLLRSRSSGEIRFHCSDPGQVIQAVTTAHPDAELERIDGLTVKYPDWRFNLRSAGSPPTLRLTLEARNRKLVDQRIAELSPLLGERATGCER, encoded by the coding sequence ATGCCCGGCGTCATGGCCGGCGCTCAACCCACCTCCGACTACTACCGCTATTGCCCCGGAGAGGAGCCATTCAAGCTCTCCAACGCGATCTGTCGCGGCCGCCGCCGGACCAACTACCCAAAATGCCACGGATGTCAATTTAATGACGACGAGGCCGCCGCGCCCGCGTCTTTGACCGCTACCGGAGCGACGACCACGCCGACAACGGCGACCCCCAGGGCGGTTTCCGTCAGCATGCCGACTTCGCCGCAGGTCCGTGTTGAAGACCTCTTTCGCACGCATGACATAATCGGCTCCGCCCCGCAGCCGCTTACCGCCGACTTCGCCTGGCGCATCGGTCACGCCACCGCGCAGTACCTGCAAAGCCGCCTCCGCGCGATGGACCGCTCCGACCCCAACGCCCGCGCCCTTGTCGTCGCCCACGACGCCCGCCCGCACAGCGCGGCCCTGCTCGATGCCTTCATCGAAGGCGTTCACAGCACCGCGATGGACGTGATTCATCTCGGATGCGTTGACGCCCCCATGCTCACCTTCGCCGTACAGCACCTCGGCGCGGGCGGCGGCGTATACGCCACCGGCGGCTGCGAGCCGGCCGACCGGCACGGATTCGTCATCTGCGGCGCGCGGGCCATGCCCATCAGCGTCGACACCGGCCTGACCGGCATTCGCGACATCGCCTCGCGCGTCCCGCGTCACATCACCGGCGCGTCGGCGCGCCGTGAAGCGCGCGATCTTTCCGACGCCTACCACGCGGCGATCCGGGCACGGTTTCGCGGCGGCGCGGCGCTGGCGAAAAAAACCACCATCGCTTTCGATGCGGGCAACGGCGTGATGGGCCGGCGATTGGTTGACGCGCTGACCGGCGTGCGCAACCTGCGGCTCCTCGCCTTGAACGACACGCCCGCCGATTCATTCACACGTCCGCCAGACCCGACGCATGCCGATGCCCTCGGCGCGCTGCGCAAACGCGCGAAGGCCGAGGCCGCCGACTTCGCCGTCGCCTTCAGCCCCGATGGGTCGCAATGCGCCTTCGTTGACGACAAGGCCGCGCCGATCGGTTGCGATGTCGCCGCCGCCCTGATCGCGCGCGACATGCTTCAGCGCCGAGCCGGCGATGTTTTCGTGTTTGACCATCGGTTCAATTCAGCCGCGATCGAGGAGATTACGCAGGCCGGCGGCGCGGTCCTCCGCGAACGCGTCGGCCCGTCGTATATCCGCAAGCGCATGGCGGAAGTTGGCGCCGTTTTCGGCGCGGACCTCGACGGGCGGTTCTACTTCCGCGATGCCGCCTGCGCCGAGTCGCCTCTCTTCGCGATCATCGAGTTGATCAATCTGCTTTCTTCCGGTGAACGCAGCCTCGCCTCCCTCGCACGGCCGCTCCTGCGAAGCCGATCCTCCGGTGAAATCCGCTTCCACTGCAGCGATCCCGGCCAGGTCATTCAGGCCGTCACCACCGCCCATCCGGACGCCGAACTGGAGCGCATCGACGGGCTGACGGTGAAGTATCCCGACTGGCGTTTCAATCTCCGCAGCGCCGGCTCGCCGCCCACGCTTCGCCTGACACTGGAAGCACGCAACCGCAAGCTCGTCGACCAACGCATCGCCGAATTGTCCCCCCTGCTCGGTGAGCGTGCGACCGGATGCGAGCGTTAA
- the mopII gene encoding Molybdenum-pterin-binding protein 2, translating to MKYGARNQLVGKVTTIKKGAVMCQVTVKIKGPVEITSVMTMDSLKDLGLKKGAKVRAIAKAVNVLLVASE from the coding sequence ATGAAATACGGCGCGCGCAATCAACTCGTCGGCAAGGTCACAACCATCAAAAAGGGCGCGGTGATGTGCCAGGTGACGGTCAAGATCAAGGGGCCGGTGGAGATCACCAGTGTGATGACGATGGACTCGCTGAAGGACCTCGGCCTTAAGAAGGGGGCCAAGGTGCGGGCCATCGCCAAGGCGGTGAATGTGCTGCTCGTGGCGAGCGAATGA
- a CDS encoding Thioesterase superfamily protein — MKDGLVPGVQREVSFVVEDSMSPIFDGRQVHRVCATWTLVHYMELAGRLVLIDFLDEGEEGVGSHVSCDHLAPAPVGSTVRVEATVRDVTDRELVCDVVAMRDSHVVATGRTVQKVFPRDVLKRILHEA, encoded by the coding sequence ATGAAAGACGGACTCGTACCCGGCGTTCAGCGCGAAGTGAGTTTTGTTGTCGAAGACTCGATGTCTCCGATCTTCGATGGTCGGCAGGTGCATCGCGTCTGCGCGACGTGGACACTCGTTCATTACATGGAGCTGGCCGGTCGTCTGGTGCTGATCGATTTCCTGGACGAAGGGGAAGAGGGCGTCGGCAGCCATGTTTCGTGCGATCATCTCGCTCCCGCTCCGGTCGGCAGCACGGTTCGCGTCGAGGCGACCGTTCGGGATGTGACGGATCGGGAGCTGGTCTGCGACGTGGTGGCCATGCGGGATTCGCATGTCGTGGCGACCGGCCGAACGGTGCAGAAGGTCTTTCCACGCGACGTACTCAAGCGTATCCTTCACGAAGCCTGA
- the steT_2 gene encoding Serine/threonine exchanger SteT, with translation MSKPHTAAASGSEGGLLRELTLWDAIMIVTGTMIGSGIFIVSADMARHLGSGGWLMLAWVVTGLLTLAGALSYGELAAMMPKAGGQYVFLREAYSPLWGFLFGWTHFLVIKCGSIAAVAAAFAKYLGALVPAVSPDAWIIRPITLSENYAISLSSQQLVAIVVIVLLTGVNMRGVRSGKIVQNIFTVTKTLGLIALVGLGLFLALRGVPEVANFTNAWTPRDAITVRPDLSFLPAVTLSDGLMAMVVVFCLAQVGSLFAADAWGDVTFVLGEARNPRRDIPLAMLAGTFLVTLLYVLANYAYLVMLPMDKIQNAPDDRVASVALESVFGGAGGVLMAVTIMISTFGCNNGMILTGARVYYAMAQDGLFFRATGKLNAHHVPALGLALQGVWSVLLVLPRTRLHDATGALVVDPATGAEQFGNLYSALLDYVIFAQLLFYVLTVAGVFVLRRKQPNAERPYRAWGYPFVPAAYLVFASIIMLVMLVYKTQTTWPGLIIVLTGIPAYYFWKLRRPVSPRS, from the coding sequence ATGTCCAAACCACACACCGCAGCCGCCTCCGGCAGCGAAGGCGGGTTGCTTCGCGAACTGACCCTTTGGGACGCGATCATGATCGTTACCGGGACCATGATCGGTTCCGGCATCTTCATCGTGTCGGCCGACATGGCGCGGCATCTCGGCTCGGGCGGGTGGCTGATGCTGGCGTGGGTTGTCACCGGGCTGCTGACGCTGGCCGGGGCGCTCTCGTATGGCGAGCTGGCCGCCATGATGCCCAAGGCCGGCGGTCAATACGTTTTTCTTCGCGAGGCCTATTCGCCGTTGTGGGGGTTCCTGTTCGGATGGACGCATTTTCTGGTGATCAAGTGCGGTTCGATCGCCGCTGTCGCCGCGGCGTTCGCCAAGTATCTCGGCGCGCTGGTGCCGGCCGTCTCACCCGACGCGTGGATCATTCGGCCGATCACGCTCTCGGAGAACTACGCGATCAGCCTTTCGTCACAGCAGCTGGTGGCGATCGTCGTGATCGTGCTGCTCACGGGCGTCAACATGCGGGGCGTGCGTTCGGGGAAGATCGTGCAGAACATCTTCACCGTCACGAAGACGCTTGGGTTGATCGCGCTCGTAGGGCTGGGCCTGTTTCTCGCATTGCGCGGTGTGCCGGAGGTTGCGAATTTCACGAACGCGTGGACCCCGCGCGACGCGATTACCGTGCGACCCGATTTGAGTTTCCTGCCGGCGGTGACTCTGTCCGACGGTCTCATGGCGATGGTGGTCGTGTTCTGCCTGGCGCAGGTCGGCTCACTTTTCGCGGCCGACGCCTGGGGCGATGTCACCTTCGTGCTGGGCGAGGCTCGCAATCCGCGGCGCGACATTCCGTTGGCCATGCTGGCCGGCACGTTTCTCGTCACGTTGTTGTATGTGCTCGCGAACTACGCGTACCTCGTGATGCTGCCGATGGACAAGATTCAGAACGCACCGGATGACCGCGTGGCCAGTGTCGCGCTCGAATCGGTCTTCGGCGGTGCGGGCGGCGTGCTCATGGCCGTCACGATCATGATCTCGACGTTCGGCTGTAACAACGGAATGATTCTCACCGGCGCGCGCGTGTACTATGCGATGGCGCAGGACGGGCTGTTCTTCCGCGCGACCGGCAAGCTCAACGCGCACCATGTCCCCGCGCTGGGCTTGGCATTGCAGGGGGTGTGGTCGGTTCTGCTGGTGCTGCCGCGAACGCGCCTGCACGATGCAACCGGGGCCTTGGTCGTCGATCCGGCGACCGGCGCGGAGCAATTCGGCAATCTCTACAGCGCGCTGCTGGATTACGTGATCTTCGCCCAGTTGCTGTTCTATGTGCTGACGGTCGCGGGTGTTTTTGTGTTACGCCGCAAGCAGCCGAACGCCGAGCGGCCGTACCGCGCGTGGGGATATCCTTTTGTACCGGCTGCCTACCTTGTGTTCGCGTCGATCATCATGCTGGTCATGCTCGTGTACAAGACGCAGACGACGTGGCCGGGGCTGATCATCGTGCTGACGGGCATTCCGGCGTACTACTTCTGGAAGCTGCGCAGACCGGTCTCGCCGCGGAGTTGA
- the nadE_1 gene encoding Glutamine-dependent NAD(+) synthetase, with amino-acid sequence MHLALAQINPLVGDVTGNATKIEQFARQAAEAGADLVVFPELTLCGYPPRDLLLKPRFVESVVRATSALAERLAGGPAVLVGSLQPSEKPVGRRLHNALALLQGGKVAATFHKSLLPTYDVFDEHRYFEPAQQPGICNLAVSGRDLRIGVTICEDLWNDKRFFDRPLYERNPLDDLAAAGAALIVNSSASPFVAGKQAFREKLLGSQAAAIGRPIAIVNQVGGNDELVFDGASAYFDATGRLIARAKAFEEDLLIVDIKQPATARTEPYPDDVDSIRQALVLGTRDYVRKCGFTDVVLGLSGGIDSALTAAIAVEALSPARVHGVAMPSRYSSDHSLADARALAANLGIDYRVIPIEPMHAAIEMHLAPHFDGRPPDTTEENMQARLRGNILMSLSNKFGWLLLTTGNKSELAVGYCTLYGDMCGGLAVISDVPKTVVYKLARAINARAGREWIPEGSITKPPSAELRPDQHDQQSLPPYEDLDAILHHYVEQEESADQIIARGFDAAVVRDVIRKVDVNEYKRKQAATGLKVTSRAFGVGRRMPIAARFG; translated from the coding sequence ATGCATTTGGCGCTCGCCCAGATTAACCCCCTCGTCGGGGATGTCACCGGTAACGCGACAAAGATCGAACAATTCGCACGGCAGGCCGCCGAGGCCGGCGCCGACCTCGTCGTATTTCCCGAATTGACGCTCTGCGGCTATCCCCCGCGCGACCTGCTTCTCAAGCCCCGGTTCGTCGAGAGCGTCGTTCGGGCGACCTCCGCGCTGGCCGAGCGTCTGGCCGGCGGACCGGCAGTCTTGGTTGGGTCCCTTCAGCCTAGTGAGAAGCCGGTCGGTCGCCGGTTGCACAACGCGCTTGCCTTGCTCCAGGGCGGAAAGGTTGCTGCGACGTTTCACAAGTCATTGCTGCCCACCTACGACGTGTTCGACGAGCATCGGTACTTCGAACCGGCACAACAGCCCGGAATCTGCAATCTCGCCGTGTCTGGCCGCGACCTTCGAATCGGCGTGACGATCTGCGAGGACTTGTGGAATGACAAGCGATTCTTTGATCGTCCGCTTTACGAACGCAATCCGCTGGACGACCTCGCCGCCGCCGGCGCGGCGCTCATTGTCAACAGTTCCGCATCACCCTTTGTCGCGGGCAAGCAGGCCTTCCGTGAGAAGCTGCTCGGCAGTCAGGCCGCTGCCATCGGTCGCCCCATTGCCATCGTCAATCAGGTCGGCGGAAACGATGAATTGGTTTTCGACGGCGCGAGCGCGTATTTCGACGCGACGGGCCGCCTCATCGCGCGCGCCAAGGCATTCGAAGAGGACCTGTTGATCGTCGACATCAAGCAACCGGCCACGGCGCGCACAGAGCCTTACCCTGACGACGTCGACTCGATCCGGCAGGCGCTGGTGCTCGGCACGCGCGACTACGTTCGCAAGTGCGGCTTCACGGACGTGGTGCTTGGCCTGTCGGGCGGCATCGACTCGGCGCTCACCGCGGCCATCGCCGTGGAGGCGCTGTCGCCCGCGCGCGTGCACGGCGTCGCCATGCCCTCGCGGTACAGCAGCGATCACAGCCTTGCCGATGCCCGGGCCCTCGCCGCCAACCTCGGCATCGACTATCGCGTCATTCCCATCGAACCGATGCACGCGGCCATCGAGATGCACCTCGCGCCGCATTTCGACGGACGCCCGCCCGACACCACCGAGGAAAACATGCAGGCGCGGCTGCGCGGCAACATCCTGATGTCACTCTCAAACAAATTCGGCTGGCTCTTGCTCACCACCGGCAACAAGAGCGAGCTGGCGGTCGGCTATTGCACGCTGTACGGCGACATGTGCGGCGGGCTGGCGGTCATCAGCGATGTTCCGAAGACCGTCGTCTATAAATTGGCGCGCGCCATCAACGCCCGCGCCGGACGCGAGTGGATCCCCGAGGGCTCCATCACCAAGCCGCCGTCGGCCGAGCTGCGCCCCGATCAGCACGATCAGCAATCGCTGCCCCCCTACGAAGACCTCGACGCCATACTTCATCACTACGTCGAACAGGAAGAATCGGCCGACCAGATCATCGCGCGCGGGTTCGATGCCGCGGTCGTGCGCGACGTCATCCGAAAGGTCGACGTGAACGAATACAAGCGCAAGCAGGCAGCGACAGGACTAAAGGTCACCTCGCGCGCCTTCGGCGTCGGCCGGCGCATGCCGATCGCCGCGCGATTCGGCTAG
- the gltA gene encoding Citrate synthase, whose translation MANYVGRIEFPVKIDLGRGLEGAITNITKVGFVDGEKGRLIYRGYSIEDLCKHSNYEEVAYLLIHGKLPTRKELESFDALLNAEAKLPDSVMQMIAAMPRDAHPMNMLQTVIAALGCHDPAGRKITEYVSNPADGLASEVAVGIRILSRLRTAASAIARVRQGLQPIQPDPKLSFTANYLYMMYGEKPDPVTEQVIDVTLILQADHGMNASTFTSMIVHSCLADMYSTIAAAIGSLRGPLHGGANEAALDDLEHIGGPAKAKDWVAAKMAKGEKIIGFGHRVYKAYDPRARVLKTYAEKLCHDRGMAQVFDTAVAVEEAVCAAMQTAGKPIFPNVDFYSGLVYQAIGFPPPLFPVIFAVSRTAGWVARVLEYLPENRIFRPRAVYEGPMEATYVPIDQRG comes from the coding sequence ATGGCGAATTACGTCGGCCGAATCGAGTTTCCCGTCAAGATTGACCTGGGCCGCGGCCTGGAAGGGGCCATCACCAACATCACCAAGGTCGGTTTCGTCGATGGCGAAAAGGGCCGGTTGATCTATCGCGGTTATTCCATCGAAGACCTCTGCAAGCACAGTAACTACGAAGAGGTCGCATACCTGCTGATTCACGGAAAGCTGCCGACGCGGAAGGAGCTGGAGTCGTTTGACGCCCTGCTCAACGCCGAGGCGAAGCTGCCCGACTCCGTGATGCAGATGATCGCCGCCATGCCGCGCGACGCCCATCCGATGAACATGCTCCAAACGGTCATTGCGGCGCTGGGGTGCCACGATCCGGCCGGGCGCAAGATCACCGAATACGTTTCCAATCCGGCCGACGGGCTGGCGAGCGAAGTCGCCGTCGGCATTCGTATCTTGAGCCGGCTGCGCACCGCGGCTTCGGCCATCGCCCGGGTGCGACAGGGTCTTCAACCGATCCAGCCCGATCCGAAGCTTTCGTTCACTGCGAACTATCTGTACATGATGTACGGGGAAAAGCCCGACCCTGTCACCGAACAGGTCATCGACGTGACGCTGATTCTGCAGGCCGACCACGGCATGAACGCGTCGACGTTCACGTCGATGATCGTGCACAGTTGCCTGGCGGACATGTATTCAACCATCGCCGCGGCTATCGGCTCGCTGCGCGGCCCGCTGCACGGTGGCGCGAACGAAGCCGCTCTGGACGACCTCGAGCACATCGGCGGCCCGGCCAAGGCCAAGGACTGGGTCGCGGCGAAAATGGCCAAGGGCGAGAAGATCATCGGCTTCGGCCACCGCGTGTACAAAGCCTATGACCCGCGCGCCCGCGTGCTCAAGACCTACGCCGAGAAATTGTGTCACGATCGCGGCATGGCCCAGGTGTTCGATACGGCGGTTGCCGTGGAGGAGGCGGTTTGCGCCGCCATGCAGACCGCCGGCAAGCCGATCTTTCCAAACGTCGATTTCTATTCCGGGCTGGTCTATCAGGCGATCGGCTTCCCCCCGCCGCTCTTCCCGGTCATCTTCGCCGTCTCGCGCACGGCCGGCTGGGTGGCCCGCGTGCTGGAATACCTCCCGGAGAATCGCATCTTCCGCCCCCGCGCCGTCTACGAAGGTCCGATGGAAGCGACGTACGTGCCGATCGATCAGCGCGGGTGA
- the erfK gene encoding putative L,D-transpeptidase ErfK/SrfK precursor → MRRTALIIVIALAACAIVYVPLRCHLMQDAAPSEPVLVAGEACPPEVLARLDEAGWRERVGEELGLWVSAGHQRLVGLRGGRVEFIHVCSTAARGLGGRENSFQTPLGWHAIEEKIGAGQPWGTIFIERKPVGKPWSPDQPTEKDYVLSRILWLRGLEPGVNQGKGFDSHDRYIYVHGTPAEGKLGTPASMGCIRLSNDDVIALFDRVPSGTKLLITEW, encoded by the coding sequence ATGCGACGGACCGCCCTGATCATTGTCATTGCCCTGGCTGCGTGCGCCATCGTGTATGTGCCGCTGCGATGTCACCTCATGCAGGACGCTGCGCCGAGCGAGCCGGTCCTCGTCGCGGGGGAGGCCTGCCCGCCGGAGGTGCTTGCCCGGCTGGACGAAGCGGGCTGGCGTGAGCGTGTCGGCGAGGAACTTGGGTTGTGGGTCAGTGCGGGCCATCAGCGGCTGGTGGGGCTGCGCGGCGGGCGCGTCGAATTCATCCATGTCTGTTCGACGGCGGCGCGCGGACTGGGCGGCCGGGAGAATTCCTTTCAGACGCCGCTGGGCTGGCATGCGATTGAGGAAAAAATCGGCGCGGGCCAGCCGTGGGGGACGATCTTCATTGAGCGCAAACCGGTGGGCAAGCCGTGGTCGCCCGATCAGCCGACCGAGAAGGATTATGTCTTGTCACGCATTCTTTGGCTGCGCGGGTTGGAGCCGGGCGTGAACCAGGGCAAGGGCTTCGATTCGCACGATCGCTACATCTACGTTCACGGTACGCCGGCCGAGGGGAAACTGGGCACGCCGGCGTCCATGGGATGCATTCGGCTTTCGAACGACGACGTGATCGCGCTGTTCGATCGCGTGCCGAGCGGGACGAAGCTGCTGATCACGGAGTGGTAG
- a CDS encoding EthD protein: MVKLVAVYRKPEDPAAFDKHYFETHLPLAKKMPGLIRAELERGRGTPNPEWEPPHLAAHLYFKDMDALKAALASPEGKAAGKDLMGFAGKYVRMFFTEVVEA; encoded by the coding sequence ATGGTGAAACTGGTCGCGGTGTATCGCAAGCCCGAAGATCCGGCGGCGTTTGACAAGCATTATTTCGAGACGCACCTGCCGCTGGCGAAGAAGATGCCGGGGTTGATCCGGGCCGAATTGGAGCGGGGTCGCGGCACGCCCAATCCGGAGTGGGAGCCGCCGCATCTGGCGGCGCACCTGTACTTCAAGGACATGGACGCGCTGAAGGCGGCGCTGGCGTCGCCGGAGGGCAAGGCCGCCGGGAAGGACCTGATGGGCTTCGCCGGTAAGTACGTTCGGATGTTCTTCACGGAAGTGGTTGAGGCCTGA
- the sucC gene encoding Succinyl-CoA ligase [ADP-forming] subunit beta, with protein MKVHEYQARQLLQKAGAPVPNFEVIDQPAQAAAAIKALGGGNLVVKAQVHAGGRGKAGYVVLSDNPADIEQHCKRMLTVPMVSKQTGPQGIAVRKVLLAPAVEIDKEYYVGMVVDRAKNCPVVMVSREGGVEIEEVAAKNPDAIIKEWLHPQMGLQPFQVRRLCDALGLTGDHAKQAGATMAALAKLFVQYDCSLAEINPLVLTKAAGSTPGQIMAIDAKFNFDDNALFRHPDLQEMFDPTEENPNELRAQKFNLSYIALDGNIGCLVNGAGLAMSTMDIIKLHGGEPANFLDVGGSVTPEGAVEAFRIILADPKVKGILVNIFGGIAKCDVIAEALIHAAKEVGFKIPVVVRLEGTNVERARKLLAEANLPQLVPAADLTDAAKKACAAV; from the coding sequence ATGAAGGTCCACGAATATCAGGCGCGACAACTGCTGCAGAAGGCCGGCGCACCGGTGCCGAACTTCGAAGTCATCGACCAGCCCGCCCAGGCGGCGGCGGCGATCAAGGCGCTGGGAGGGGGGAATCTCGTCGTGAAGGCGCAGGTTCACGCCGGCGGTCGCGGCAAGGCCGGCTACGTGGTGCTGTCCGACAACCCCGCCGACATCGAGCAGCATTGCAAGCGCATGCTGACCGTGCCGATGGTGTCGAAGCAGACCGGGCCGCAGGGCATCGCGGTGCGCAAAGTGCTGCTCGCGCCGGCCGTGGAGATCGACAAGGAGTATTACGTCGGCATGGTGGTGGATCGGGCGAAGAATTGCCCGGTGGTGATGGTCTCGCGCGAAGGCGGGGTGGAGATCGAGGAAGTCGCCGCAAAGAACCCTGACGCGATCATCAAGGAATGGCTGCACCCGCAGATGGGGCTGCAACCGTTTCAGGTTCGGCGGCTGTGCGACGCGTTGGGGCTGACCGGAGATCATGCGAAGCAGGCCGGCGCGACGATGGCAGCGCTGGCGAAGTTGTTCGTGCAATACGATTGCAGCCTCGCGGAGATCAACCCGCTTGTGTTGACGAAGGCGGCGGGGAGCACGCCGGGCCAGATCATGGCGATCGACGCGAAGTTCAATTTTGATGACAACGCACTCTTCCGTCACCCCGACTTGCAGGAGATGTTCGACCCGACCGAGGAGAACCCCAACGAGCTGCGGGCGCAGAAGTTCAACCTGAGCTACATCGCCCTGGACGGCAACATCGGCTGCCTCGTGAACGGGGCCGGCCTTGCGATGAGTACGATGGATATCATCAAGCTGCACGGCGGCGAGCCGGCGAACTTTCTCGATGTCGGCGGGTCGGTCACGCCTGAAGGGGCCGTCGAGGCGTTTCGGATCATTCTGGCCGACCCGAAGGTGAAGGGCATTCTGGTGAACATCTTCGGCGGCATTGCCAAGTGCGACGTGATCGCCGAGGCGCTGATCCACGCGGCCAAGGAAGTGGGCTTCAAGATTCCCGTCGTCGTGCGGCTGGAAGGCACGAACGTGGAACGCGCGCGAAAGCTGCTGGCCGAGGCGAACCTGCCGCAGCTGGTCCCGGCGGCCGATTTGACCGACGCGGCGAAGAAGGCGTGCGCGGCGGTGTGA
- a CDS encoding transcriptional activator FtrA produces MRYREVLPVDALRPYVKCLWLLQGEFVSLDASPDRILPDGSAEIVIHRAAPMIAHGLNVEPRTQSTVMIVGQLSRHILLQPTGDVDIVGVRFTPNGLYKLLGIPASELTDRSIEVTQFRAALARDLIAAAHAPGDCIQRLQHVLLNRLPRKGESRDFVFAAIDRILKSNGALPIGDLCRELAISGRQLERRFDREVGLRPKQFARVIRFSSVARHAHLAGATSGARLAHAFGFADQAHLIREFRHFAGICPSEHFKADPGLAAVFSTGRDVAFIQD; encoded by the coding sequence ATGCGATATCGAGAAGTCTTGCCGGTCGATGCGCTTCGTCCCTACGTCAAATGTCTCTGGCTACTCCAGGGCGAATTCGTTTCACTTGACGCCTCACCGGATCGCATCCTGCCGGACGGCAGCGCCGAAATCGTGATTCATCGGGCCGCGCCGATGATCGCCCATGGCCTGAACGTTGAGCCGCGTACTCAATCGACGGTGATGATCGTCGGCCAGCTTTCGAGGCATATCCTCCTTCAACCCACGGGCGACGTGGACATCGTCGGCGTTCGATTCACACCCAACGGCCTGTACAAACTTCTGGGCATTCCCGCCTCGGAACTGACCGACCGCTCCATCGAGGTTACGCAGTTTCGGGCGGCGCTCGCGCGGGATCTGATCGCCGCGGCTCACGCGCCGGGCGACTGCATCCAGCGCCTGCAGCACGTCTTGCTGAACAGGCTGCCGCGCAAAGGTGAATCGAGGGATTTTGTCTTCGCCGCCATTGACAGGATCCTGAAATCGAACGGCGCACTGCCGATTGGGGACCTGTGTCGTGAGCTGGCCATCAGCGGTCGCCAACTGGAACGACGGTTTGATCGCGAAGTGGGGCTGCGGCCGAAACAGTTTGCACGGGTCATCCGCTTCTCATCGGTCGCGCGCCACGCCCACCTGGCCGGCGCGACATCCGGCGCCAGGCTCGCCCACGCGTTTGGATTCGCCGACCAGGCCCACCTCATCCGTGAATTCCGCCATTTCGCGGGAATCTGCCCTTCGGAGCATTTCAAAGCGGATCCCGGCCTGGCCGCGGTCTTCAGCACGGGCAGGGATGTCGCTTTTATTCAAGACTGA